From a region of the Xanthomonas rydalmerensis genome:
- a CDS encoding ABC transporter ATP-binding protein gives MFRWFESLIEVFPKVETQMPPRGVVRFYLHYLRPLWPLLLATVVAGLLLALVEVAMFDFLGRIVDMVAEQPGPDFFQRHAGELLWMALIVLVARPFFVGLHNLLVNQAIVPGLSNRARWLMHNYVVRQSLGFFQNDFAGRIANRVMQTGTSLRESAVQMVDALWYILVYTTSALWLFAQADPWLMVPLIAWLLVYVGLMVYFVPRMKQRAWIASDARSKAMGRIVDGYTNIATLKLFSHAGREQGYVREAIDELAVKHRRQTRMTTAMDTAIAIANGFLIVGTCGLALWLWNRGQISVGAITVATGLVIRIHNMSGWIMWTVNGLFEDIGAVQDGMETIAQPAQVQDRADAVPLRVQRGAVHFEHIHFHYGKRGGVIAGLDLQVRAGEKIGLVGPSGAGKSTLVNVLLRLYDLEQGRILIDGQDIAGVTQESLRQQIGLVTQDTSLLHRSIRDNLLYGRPDASEAQLHAAVAKARAAEFIEQLVDGEGLRGYDAQVGERGVKLSGGQRQRIAIARVLLKDAPILILDEATSALDSEVEAAIQDSLDELMAGKTVIAIAHRLSTIARMDRLVVMDRGVIVETGTHAELVARGGLYARLWARQTGGFVAAE, from the coding sequence ATGTTCCGCTGGTTCGAGTCCCTGATCGAGGTCTTCCCGAAGGTCGAGACCCAGATGCCGCCGCGCGGGGTGGTGCGCTTCTATCTGCACTACCTGCGCCCGTTGTGGCCGCTGCTGCTGGCCACGGTGGTGGCGGGGTTGCTGCTGGCGCTGGTGGAAGTGGCGATGTTCGATTTCCTCGGCCGCATCGTCGACATGGTCGCCGAGCAGCCGGGGCCGGATTTCTTCCAGCGCCACGCCGGCGAACTGCTGTGGATGGCGCTGATCGTGCTGGTGGCGCGGCCGTTCTTCGTCGGCCTGCACAACCTGCTGGTGAACCAGGCGATCGTGCCCGGCCTCAGCAACCGCGCGCGCTGGTTGATGCACAACTACGTGGTGCGGCAGAGCCTGGGCTTCTTCCAGAACGACTTCGCCGGGCGCATCGCCAACCGGGTGATGCAGACCGGGACCTCGCTGCGCGAGTCGGCGGTGCAGATGGTCGATGCGCTGTGGTACATCCTGGTCTACACGACCAGCGCGCTGTGGCTGTTCGCCCAGGCCGACCCGTGGCTGATGGTGCCGCTGATCGCGTGGCTGCTGGTCTACGTGGGGTTGATGGTCTACTTCGTGCCGCGGATGAAACAGCGCGCCTGGATCGCCTCGGACGCGCGCTCCAAGGCAATGGGTCGCATCGTCGACGGCTACACCAACATCGCCACGCTCAAGTTGTTCTCGCATGCCGGGCGCGAGCAGGGCTATGTGCGCGAGGCGATCGACGAACTGGCGGTCAAGCATCGCCGGCAGACCCGCATGACCACGGCGATGGATACCGCCATCGCCATCGCCAACGGCTTCCTGATCGTCGGGACCTGCGGCCTGGCGCTGTGGCTGTGGAACCGCGGCCAGATCAGCGTAGGCGCGATCACCGTGGCCACCGGCCTGGTGATCCGCATCCACAACATGTCCGGCTGGATCATGTGGACGGTCAACGGCCTGTTCGAAGACATCGGCGCGGTGCAGGACGGCATGGAAACCATCGCGCAGCCGGCGCAGGTGCAGGATCGCGCCGACGCGGTGCCGCTGCGCGTGCAGCGCGGCGCGGTGCACTTCGAGCACATTCACTTCCACTACGGCAAGCGCGGCGGGGTCATCGCCGGGCTCGACCTACAGGTGCGCGCCGGTGAGAAGATCGGCCTGGTCGGCCCGTCCGGCGCCGGCAAGTCGACCTTGGTCAACGTGCTGCTGCGGCTGTACGACCTGGAGCAGGGCCGCATCCTGATCGACGGTCAGGACATCGCCGGCGTCACCCAGGAGAGCCTGCGCCAGCAGATCGGCCTGGTCACCCAGGACACCTCGCTGCTGCATCGCTCGATCCGCGACAACCTGCTGTACGGCCGCCCCGACGCCAGCGAGGCGCAGTTGCACGCGGCGGTGGCGAAGGCGCGCGCCGCCGAGTTCATCGAGCAGTTGGTGGACGGCGAAGGCCTGCGCGGCTACGACGCGCAGGTCGGCGAGCGCGGGGTCAAGCTGTCCGGCGGCCAGCGCCAGCGCATCGCCATCGCGCGCGTGCTGCTCAAGGACGCGCCGATCCTGATCCTGGACGAGGCCACCTCGGCGCTGGATTCGGAAGTGGAAGCGGCGATTCAGGACAGCCTGGACGAGCTGATGGCCGGCAAGACGGTGATCGCGATCGCCCACCGGCTCTCCACCATCGCGCGGATGGACCGTCTGGTGGTGATGGACCGCGGCGTCATCGTCGAGACCGGCACCCATGCCGAACTGGTCGCCCGTGGCGGCCTGTACGCGCGCCTGTGGGCGCGCCAGACCGGCGGCTTCGTCGCGGCGGAATAG
- a CDS encoding serine hydrolase, whose product MKSISMGCGLLLAVSATVQAQAPAPTSSTPAPAPAALPPALQDLDAQVERVRKQFDVPGIAIAIVKDGKVVLERGYGVRELGKPEPVDAQTLFAIASNTKAFTSAALSILADEGKLKLEDRVVDHLPWFQMSDAYVTREMRVRDLLSHRSGLSLGAGDLLFWPATSYSNEEVVRRLAHVPLKGGFRDRYAYDNILYAVAQKLIEQVSGQSYAEFVRQRIFVPVGMTGARINSDHLQPGDAAAVGHAKFDFRELRTVAPLTWSNNSGAGGIYANVHDMAKWMQVQLDGGRLPSADGQTRQLFSAQRQQEMWQMITPIAVSEPSVPELLPAKPNFAGYGEGWSLSDYRGAKLVWHTGGWPGMVSRLTLVPERKLGVIVLTNQEVGAAFNAITLRVLDAYLGAPATDWTAAYAKAVAKADASADEDWAKHVAARDAKSTPSLPLSGYAGTYRDPWYGDVVVRQQGKRLELQFSKTAQLVGTLEHWQHDTFIVRWRDRSLNADAFVNFALTPDGKVREARMQAISPLTDFSFDFQDLVLTPE is encoded by the coding sequence TTGAAGAGCATCTCGATGGGCTGCGGCCTGTTGTTGGCGGTGAGCGCCACCGTGCAGGCGCAGGCGCCGGCCCCCACGTCGTCAACTCCCGCGCCGGCCCCGGCCGCGTTGCCGCCGGCCTTGCAGGATCTCGATGCGCAGGTGGAGCGCGTGCGCAAGCAGTTCGACGTGCCGGGCATCGCCATCGCCATCGTCAAGGACGGGAAGGTGGTGCTTGAGCGCGGCTACGGCGTGCGCGAACTCGGCAAGCCGGAGCCGGTGGATGCGCAGACCCTGTTCGCGATCGCCTCCAATACCAAGGCCTTCACCTCCGCGGCGCTGTCGATCCTGGCCGACGAAGGCAAGCTCAAGCTCGAGGACCGGGTGGTGGATCACCTGCCGTGGTTCCAGATGTCCGATGCCTATGTCACCCGCGAGATGCGCGTGCGCGACCTGCTCAGCCATCGCAGCGGCCTGAGCCTCGGTGCCGGCGACCTGTTGTTCTGGCCGGCCACCAGCTACAGCAACGAAGAAGTGGTGCGGCGCCTGGCGCACGTGCCGCTGAAGGGCGGTTTCCGCGACCGCTACGCCTACGACAACATCCTGTATGCCGTAGCCCAAAAGCTGATCGAGCAGGTGTCCGGGCAGAGCTACGCCGAGTTCGTGCGCCAGCGCATCTTCGTGCCGGTGGGCATGACCGGGGCGCGCATCAACAGCGACCACCTGCAGCCCGGTGATGCAGCCGCGGTCGGCCACGCCAAGTTCGATTTCCGCGAGTTGCGCACGGTGGCGCCGCTGACCTGGTCCAACAATTCCGGCGCCGGCGGCATCTACGCCAACGTGCACGACATGGCCAAGTGGATGCAGGTGCAGCTCGACGGCGGGCGCCTGCCGTCGGCCGATGGCCAGACGCGGCAGCTGTTCAGCGCCCAGCGCCAGCAGGAGATGTGGCAGATGATCACGCCGATCGCGGTGTCCGAGCCGAGCGTGCCGGAACTGCTGCCGGCCAAGCCGAACTTCGCCGGCTACGGCGAGGGCTGGAGCCTGAGCGATTATCGCGGCGCCAAGCTGGTCTGGCACACCGGCGGCTGGCCGGGCATGGTCTCGCGGCTGACCCTGGTGCCGGAGCGCAAGCTGGGCGTGATCGTGCTGACCAATCAGGAGGTCGGCGCCGCCTTCAACGCCATCACCCTGCGGGTGCTGGACGCTTACCTGGGCGCGCCGGCGACCGACTGGACCGCCGCCTACGCCAAGGCCGTGGCCAAGGCCGACGCCAGCGCCGACGAGGACTGGGCCAAGCACGTGGCTGCGCGCGACGCCAAGTCCACGCCGTCGCTGCCGCTGTCCGGCTACGCCGGCACCTACCGCGACCCCTGGTATGGCGACGTGGTGGTGCGCCAGCAGGGCAAGCGCCTGGAACTGCAGTTCAGCAAGACCGCGCAACTGGTCGGCACCCTGGAGCACTGGCAGCACGACACCTTCATCGTGCGCTGGCGCGACCGCTCGCTCAACGCCGACGCCTTCGTCAATTTCGCGCTGACGCCCGACGGCAAGGTGCGCGAGGCGCGCATGCAGGCGATCTCGCCGTTGACCGATTTCAGCTTCGATTTCCAGGATCTGGTGTTGACGCCGGAGTGA
- a CDS encoding DUF72 domain-containing protein yields the protein MNDLFDSAPAAPDGIRVGIGGWTYAPWRGGMFYPQGLVQRRELEYASRHVTSIEINGTYYGAQKPDTYARWRDETPPGFLFSAKAPKRITALRRLAGAGTQIEDFVGGIASLGDRLGPLLWQFEHGHRLDLDDLAAFLDLLPRKAGGRRLRHVLEVRDPACVGPELLQLTRRHGVATVFTDSPEFPSFADLGTDFVYARLMRSRADVAHGYPPKELQAWAAHAQAWRRGEDPQALPHADTTVAKTTPREVFVYFISAAKERNPAAAMALLKILGSAAQA from the coding sequence ATGAACGATCTTTTCGACTCCGCCCCGGCCGCGCCGGACGGCATCCGCGTCGGCATCGGCGGCTGGACCTACGCGCCGTGGCGCGGCGGCATGTTCTATCCGCAGGGCCTGGTGCAGCGCCGCGAGCTGGAATACGCCAGCCGCCACGTCACCAGCATCGAGATCAACGGCACCTACTACGGCGCGCAGAAGCCGGACACCTATGCGCGCTGGCGCGACGAGACGCCGCCGGGTTTCCTGTTCTCGGCCAAGGCGCCCAAGCGCATCACCGCGCTGCGGCGGCTGGCCGGCGCCGGCACGCAGATCGAGGATTTCGTCGGCGGCATCGCCAGTCTCGGCGACCGCCTCGGCCCGCTGCTGTGGCAGTTCGAGCACGGCCACCGCCTGGACCTGGACGACCTGGCCGCGTTCCTGGACTTGCTGCCGCGCAAGGCCGGCGGACGCCGGCTGCGCCACGTGCTGGAAGTGCGCGACCCGGCCTGCGTCGGCCCGGAACTGCTGCAGCTGACCCGCCGGCACGGCGTGGCCACGGTGTTCACCGATTCGCCCGAGTTCCCCTCCTTCGCCGACCTGGGCACCGACTTCGTCTATGCACGGCTGATGCGCAGCCGCGCCGACGTCGCCCATGGCTACCCGCCCAAGGAGCTTCAGGCCTGGGCCGCGCACGCGCAGGCCTGGCGCCGCGGCGAGGACCCGCAGGCGCTGCCGCACGCCGACACGACCGTGGCCAAGACCACGCCGCGCGAAGTCTTCGTCTACTTCATCAGCGCCGCCAAGGAACGCAATCCCGCAGCGGCGATGGCCCTGCTGAAGATCCTCGGGTCCGCCGCACAGGCGTGA
- a CDS encoding 2-keto-3-deoxygluconate permease, which yields MRIKRTLERLPGGMMLAPLLLGALCHTLWPQAGAWFGSFTQGLIGGLVPILAVWCFCLGASIRLRSGGRVLRASGVLVLTKIAVAWLTAVIAARLLPPGGIVAGVWSGMSVLALVAAMDMTNAGLFAALMQQYGGRGEAGAMALMSLESGPLVTMLILGTAGVASFEPRLLLGAVLPLLAGFVLGNLDPALRALFARAVPALIPFFAFALGNTLDLRMVAHAGVAGVALGLLVIVATGIPLLLADRWLAGGNGSAGLAASSTAGAAVATPALVAAVAPQFQATAPAATALVATSVVVTALLVPPLTAAYARRMARTTSPSAADA from the coding sequence ATGCGGATCAAGCGCACGCTCGAACGTCTTCCCGGCGGCATGATGCTGGCGCCGCTGCTGCTGGGCGCCCTCTGCCACACCCTGTGGCCGCAGGCCGGCGCCTGGTTCGGCTCGTTCACCCAGGGCCTGATCGGCGGGCTGGTGCCGATCCTGGCGGTGTGGTGCTTCTGCCTGGGCGCCTCGATCCGGCTGCGCAGCGGCGGCCGCGTGCTGCGCGCCTCCGGCGTGCTGGTGCTGACCAAGATCGCGGTGGCGTGGCTGACCGCGGTGATCGCCGCGCGCCTGCTGCCGCCGGGCGGCATCGTCGCCGGCGTGTGGAGCGGCATGTCGGTGCTGGCGCTGGTCGCAGCGATGGACATGACCAATGCCGGCCTGTTCGCCGCGCTCATGCAGCAGTACGGCGGCCGCGGCGAGGCCGGCGCGATGGCGCTGATGTCGCTGGAATCCGGGCCACTGGTGACCATGCTGATCCTCGGCACTGCCGGCGTCGCCAGCTTCGAACCGCGGCTGCTGCTCGGCGCGGTGCTGCCGCTGCTGGCTGGTTTCGTGCTCGGCAATCTGGACCCGGCGCTGCGCGCCCTGTTCGCGCGGGCGGTGCCGGCGCTGATCCCGTTCTTCGCCTTCGCCCTGGGCAATACCCTGGACCTGCGCATGGTCGCCCACGCCGGCGTGGCCGGGGTCGCGCTCGGCCTGCTGGTGATCGTGGCGACCGGGATCCCGCTGCTGCTGGCCGACCGCTGGCTGGCCGGCGGTAACGGCAGCGCCGGCCTCGCCGCCTCCAGCACCGCCGGCGCCGCGGTGGCCACGCCGGCACTGGTGGCGGCAGTAGCGCCGCAGTTCCAGGCCACCGCGCCGGCCGCGACCGCGCTGGTGGCGACCTCGGTGGTGGTGACGGCGCTGCTGGTGCCGCCGCTCACCGCCGCCTATGCGCGCAGGATGGCGCGGACCACGTCGCCGTCCGCAGCGGACGCCTGA
- a CDS encoding DMT family transporter codes for MPMHPTTKAQLQIHFCVLLWGITAILGKLITLPALPLVWWRMLMVVAALALLPRVWRGLAALTPKLALGYAVVGALVGLHWLTFYGAIKLANASVAATCIALAPVFTAVIEPWVAKRPFRPSELAFGLAVLPGVALVVGGVPHGMRAGVAVGAVSALLVAAFGSLNKRLVDHADPLTVTALELGAGTLTLTALAPLLPFVLPALSGPLLVLPSLHDTALLLALALLCTLLPFALALVALRRLSAYAVQLVTNLEPVYAIVFAIVLLDEQRQLTGLFYLGVAVILGAVFLHPLLTRTRPVQHPELLATCEAKNVVE; via the coding sequence ATGCCGATGCACCCCACCACCAAAGCCCAGCTGCAAATCCATTTCTGCGTCCTGCTGTGGGGAATCACCGCGATTCTCGGCAAGCTGATCACCCTGCCCGCGCTGCCGCTGGTGTGGTGGCGGATGCTGATGGTGGTGGCCGCGCTGGCCTTGCTGCCGCGGGTGTGGCGCGGACTGGCCGCACTGACGCCGAAACTGGCGCTGGGCTACGCCGTGGTCGGCGCCCTGGTCGGCCTGCACTGGCTGACCTTCTACGGCGCGATCAAGCTGGCCAACGCCTCGGTGGCGGCGACCTGCATCGCGCTGGCGCCGGTGTTCACCGCGGTGATCGAACCGTGGGTGGCGAAGCGGCCGTTCCGCCCCAGCGAACTGGCCTTCGGCCTGGCGGTGCTGCCGGGCGTGGCCCTGGTGGTCGGCGGCGTGCCGCACGGGATGCGCGCCGGCGTGGCGGTCGGTGCGGTGTCGGCGCTGCTGGTGGCGGCCTTCGGCTCGCTCAACAAGCGCCTGGTCGACCACGCCGATCCGCTGACCGTGACCGCGCTGGAACTGGGCGCCGGCACCCTCACCCTCACCGCGCTGGCGCCGTTGCTGCCGTTCGTGCTGCCGGCCCTGAGCGGGCCCTTGCTGGTGCTGCCCAGTCTGCACGACACAGCCCTGCTGCTGGCGCTGGCGCTGCTCTGTACGCTGCTACCGTTCGCCCTGGCCCTGGTCGCGCTGCGCCGGCTCAGCGCCTACGCGGTGCAACTGGTCACCAACCTGGAACCGGTCTACGCGATCGTGTTCGCGATCGTGCTGCTGGACGAGCAGCGCCAGCTCACCGGGCTGTTCTACCTCGGCGTGGCGGTGATCCTGGGCGCGGTGTTCCTGCATCCACTGCTGACGCGCACGCGCCCGGTGCAGCACCCGGAACTGCTGGCGACCTGCGAGGCGAAGAACGTGGTGGAGTGA
- a CDS encoding GGDEF domain-containing protein has product MIKPRKPDNEAARLQALHALQILDTEPEASYDDLVDIAAKLCDTPSALISLVDDERQWLKAQRNVRLLSTARDESFCGHTILTPEQVMVVADATADARFQHNPLVTEGGVRFYAGAPLLTRDGLPVGTVCVLDNRPRTLQPEQLAALQALSRQVMQLIELRRSSHALALQLRERAWYEQQLLQYQHSLESLNAELLEQARTDPLTGLLNRRAFATALMTHAEAAQRGAAPLSVAILDLDYFKSVNDLHGHDKGDEVLLALADMLRTRMPPDSVVARYGGEEFALLLPGLDAAQAVRTCERLRQDTSLLQLGVPLTASIGVATLQGRESAEDLLKRADQALYEAKRAGRDCVSLAA; this is encoded by the coding sequence GTGATCAAGCCCCGCAAGCCCGACAACGAAGCCGCGCGCCTGCAGGCGCTGCATGCGTTGCAGATCCTCGATACCGAACCGGAAGCGTCCTACGACGATCTGGTCGACATCGCCGCCAAGCTGTGCGACACGCCCTCGGCGCTGATCTCGCTGGTGGACGACGAGCGTCAATGGCTGAAGGCGCAGCGCAACGTGCGCCTGTTGAGCACCGCGCGCGACGAGTCCTTCTGCGGCCATACCATCCTGACCCCGGAGCAGGTGATGGTGGTCGCCGACGCCACCGCCGATGCGCGCTTCCAGCACAATCCGCTGGTCACCGAGGGCGGCGTGCGGTTCTACGCGGGCGCGCCGCTGCTGACCCGTGACGGCCTGCCGGTCGGCACCGTGTGCGTGCTCGACAACCGTCCGCGGACCCTGCAGCCGGAACAACTGGCGGCGCTGCAGGCGTTGTCGCGGCAGGTGATGCAACTGATCGAGCTGCGCCGCAGCAGCCATGCGCTGGCGCTGCAGCTGCGCGAACGCGCCTGGTACGAGCAGCAGTTGCTGCAGTACCAGCACTCGCTGGAATCGCTCAACGCCGAACTGCTGGAGCAGGCGCGCACCGATCCGCTGACCGGTCTGCTCAACCGTCGTGCCTTCGCCACCGCCCTGATGACCCATGCCGAAGCGGCGCAACGGGGCGCCGCGCCGCTCAGCGTGGCGATCCTGGACCTGGATTACTTCAAGAGCGTCAACGACCTGCACGGCCACGACAAGGGCGACGAGGTGTTGCTGGCGCTGGCCGACATGCTGCGCACGCGGATGCCGCCGGACAGCGTGGTCGCGCGCTACGGCGGCGAGGAGTTCGCGCTGCTGCTGCCGGGCCTGGACGCGGCGCAGGCGGTGCGCACCTGCGAGCGCCTGCGCCAGGACACCAGCCTGCTGCAGCTCGGCGTGCCGCTCACCGCCAGCATCGGCGTGGCGACGTTGCAAGGCCGCGAGAGCGCCGAGGACCTGCTCAAGCGTGCCGACCAGGCCCTGTACGAGGCCAAGCGCGCCGGCCGCGATTGCGTGTCGCTGGCGGCGTAG
- a CDS encoding pseudouridine synthase, which translates to MPVRLNKHIAETGFCSRREADRLIAARRVTVNGMPGGVGSVVGEGDEVKVDGQPLRARAKAKSGRRHVYIALNKPVGVTCTTESAVKGNIVDFVGHEQRIFPIGRLDKESEGLILMTSNGDIVNEILRAENRHQKEYLVAVNKPVTDEFLRGMARGVRVHDQMTLPCRTARIAKFGFRIVLEQGLNRQIRLMAAAFDYRVTQLRRVRIDNIKIGALKPGQWRNLTEQELRGLLPQRQEW; encoded by the coding sequence ATGCCAGTCCGCCTCAACAAGCACATCGCCGAGACCGGTTTTTGCTCGCGCCGCGAGGCCGATCGGCTGATCGCCGCGCGCCGGGTCACCGTCAACGGCATGCCGGGCGGCGTCGGTTCGGTGGTGGGCGAGGGCGATGAGGTCAAGGTCGACGGGCAGCCGCTGCGTGCGCGCGCCAAGGCCAAGAGCGGGCGCCGCCACGTCTACATCGCGCTGAACAAGCCGGTCGGGGTGACCTGCACCACCGAGAGCGCGGTCAAGGGCAACATCGTCGACTTCGTCGGCCACGAGCAGCGCATCTTCCCGATCGGGCGCCTGGACAAGGAGTCCGAGGGGCTGATCCTGATGACCAGCAACGGCGATATCGTCAACGAGATCCTGCGCGCCGAGAACCGCCATCAGAAGGAATATCTGGTGGCGGTGAACAAGCCGGTCACCGACGAATTCCTGCGCGGCATGGCGCGTGGCGTGCGCGTGCACGACCAGATGACGCTGCCGTGCCGCACCGCGCGGATCGCCAAGTTCGGGTTCCGCATCGTGCTGGAGCAGGGGCTCAACCGGCAGATCCGGTTGATGGCCGCGGCCTTCGACTACCGCGTCACCCAGTTGCGCCGCGTGCGCATCGACAACATCAAGATTGGCGCGCTGAAGCCGGGCCAGTGGCGCAATCTCACCGAGCAGGAACTGCGCGGCCTGCTGCCGCAGCGCCAGGAGTGGTAA
- a CDS encoding DEAD/DEAH box helicase: MSQDTPAPLLFADLGLSPAVMKAVADVGYESPSPIQAATIPALLTGRDLLGQAQTGTGKTAAFALPILSRLDFAQRKPQALVLAPTRELAIQVAEAFHRYAAAIPGFQVLPVYGGQPYVQQLSALKRGVHVVVGTPGRVIDHLDRGTLDLSELRTLVLDEADEMLRMGFIDDVEAVLKKLPDSRQVALFSATMPPAIKRIAQTYLNDPAEVIIASKTTTSANIRQRYWAVSGLHKLDALTRILEVEPFDAMIIFARTKAGTDELAQKLQARGLAAAAINGDIQQAQRERVIQQLKDGKLDVLVATDVAARGLDVERISHVLNYDIPYDTESYVHRIGRTGRAGRSGEAILFVSPRERGMLRAIERATRQPIEEMQLPSVDAVNDQRVTRFMEKISETIASGGIDMYRDLLQKFEAEKNVPMVEVAAALARLLQGDTPLLLAPDRPRAPQGERFERRERTERTERTERPERPRFEPKFEREPRAPRRDDGERPARPAPAARGEDFDYHRDVGSFEAPRRDKAPKAPRGAPEVGMETYRIEVGHQHGVKPANIVGAIANEAGLESKYIGRIDIHDDHSVLDLPADMPRELLTHLKKVWVSGQQLQMRKLEGDDAGSALFKPKFARTGKPGGKPNAAGPRPAGRFAADRPPRKGPPKR, encoded by the coding sequence ATGTCCCAAGATACCCCCGCGCCGCTGCTGTTCGCAGATCTCGGCCTCTCCCCTGCTGTGATGAAGGCGGTCGCCGACGTCGGCTACGAGTCGCCTTCGCCGATCCAGGCCGCCACCATCCCGGCGCTGCTGACCGGCCGCGACCTGCTCGGCCAGGCCCAGACCGGCACCGGCAAGACCGCCGCGTTCGCGCTGCCGATCCTGTCGCGGCTGGATTTCGCCCAGCGCAAGCCGCAGGCGCTGGTGCTGGCGCCCACGCGCGAATTGGCGATCCAGGTGGCCGAGGCGTTCCACCGCTATGCCGCGGCGATCCCCGGCTTTCAGGTGCTGCCGGTGTACGGCGGCCAGCCCTACGTGCAGCAGCTGTCGGCGCTCAAGCGCGGCGTGCACGTGGTGGTGGGCACCCCCGGGCGGGTCATCGACCATCTCGACCGCGGCACCCTGGACCTGTCCGAACTGAGGACGCTGGTGCTGGACGAAGCCGACGAGATGCTGCGCATGGGCTTCATCGACGATGTCGAGGCGGTGCTGAAGAAGCTGCCCGACTCGCGCCAGGTGGCGCTGTTCTCGGCGACCATGCCGCCGGCGATCAAGCGCATTGCGCAGACCTATCTGAACGACCCGGCCGAGGTGATCATCGCCTCCAAGACCACCACGTCGGCCAACATCCGCCAGCGCTACTGGGCGGTGAGCGGGCTGCACAAGCTCGACGCGCTGACCCGGATCCTGGAGGTCGAGCCGTTCGACGCGATGATCATCTTCGCGCGCACCAAGGCCGGCACCGACGAACTGGCGCAGAAGCTGCAGGCGCGCGGCCTGGCCGCGGCGGCGATCAACGGCGACATCCAGCAGGCGCAGCGCGAGCGGGTGATCCAGCAGCTCAAGGACGGCAAGCTCGACGTCCTGGTCGCCACCGACGTGGCCGCGCGCGGCCTGGACGTGGAGCGGATCAGCCACGTGCTGAACTACGACATCCCCTACGACACCGAAAGCTACGTGCACCGCATCGGCCGCACCGGCCGTGCCGGGCGCAGCGGCGAGGCGATCCTGTTCGTCAGCCCGCGCGAGCGCGGCATGTTGCGCGCGATCGAGCGTGCCACCCGGCAGCCGATCGAGGAAATGCAGCTGCCCAGCGTCGACGCGGTCAACGACCAGCGCGTGACCCGCTTCATGGAGAAGATCAGCGAGACCATCGCCAGCGGTGGCATCGACATGTACCGCGATCTGCTGCAGAAGTTCGAGGCCGAGAAGAACGTGCCGATGGTGGAAGTGGCGGCAGCGCTGGCGCGCCTGCTGCAGGGCGATACGCCGCTGCTGCTGGCCCCGGACCGTCCGCGTGCCCCGCAAGGCGAACGCTTCGAGCGCCGCGAACGCACCGAGCGCACCGAGCGCACCGAGCGCCCGGAACGTCCCCGTTTCGAGCCGAAGTTCGAGCGCGAGCCGCGTGCGCCGCGCCGCGACGACGGCGAGCGTCCGGCGCGTCCGGCCCCGGCCGCGCGCGGCGAGGATTTCGATTACCACCGCGACGTCGGCAGCTTCGAGGCGCCGCGCCGCGACAAGGCGCCGAAAGCGCCGCGCGGCGCGCCGGAAGTGGGCATGGAGACCTACCGCATTGAGGTCGGCCACCAGCACGGGGTCAAGCCGGCCAACATCGTCGGCGCGATCGCCAACGAAGCCGGGCTGGAGAGCAAGTACATCGGCCGCATCGACATCCATGACGATCATTCGGTCCTGGACCTGCCGGCGGACATGCCGCGCGAGCTGCTGACGCACCTGAAGAAGGTCTGGGTGTCCGGCCAGCAACTGCAGATGCGCAAGCTCGAGGGCGACGATGCCGGCAGCGCGCTGTTCAAGCCCAAGTTCGCCCGTACCGGCAAGCCCGGCGGCAAGCCCAATGCCGCCGGCCCGCGCCCGGCCGGCCGCTTCGCCGCCGACCGCCCGCCGCGCAAGGGGCCGCCGAAGCGTTGA
- a CDS encoding RNA-binding S4 domain-containing protein, translating to MQTIDLQLESDYVELKHLLKLTGLCDSGGAAKAVISEGQVRVDGEVELRKACKVRAGQVVQLGDVQVQVLGKV from the coding sequence ATGCAGACCATCGATCTCCAGCTAGAAAGCGACTACGTGGAACTCAAGCACCTGTTGAAACTGACCGGCCTGTGCGACAGCGGCGGCGCGGCCAAGGCCGTGATCAGCGAAGGCCAGGTGCGCGTGGATGGCGAGGTCGAACTGCGCAAGGCCTGCAAGGTGCGCGCGGGCCAGGTGGTACAACTGGGCGACGTGCAGGTGCAGGTGCTCGGCAAGGTATGA